Proteins encoded in a region of the Fusarium falciforme chromosome 6, complete sequence genome:
- a CDS encoding Thiamine thiazole synthase has protein sequence MSPPAAVSPPTRSAELAAPAVKLPVGLSKNTTTATIEEMEGKWDDFKFAPIRESQVSRAMTRRYFQDLDNYAESDIVIIGAGSCGLSAAYILGKKRPDLRIAIIEASVSPGGGAWLGGQLFSAMVMRKPADAFLREVGVPYEDEGNYVVVKHAALFTSTIMSKVLQLPNIKLFNATCVEDLITRPSEEGVRISGVVTNWTLVSMHHDDQSCMDPNTINAPLVISTTGHDGPMGAFSVKRLVSMQRIEKLGGMRGLDMNVAEDAIVKGTREIVPGLIVGGMELSEVDGANRMGPTFGAMALSGLKAAEEALKIFDVRKKQNAF, from the exons ATGTCTCCCCCCGCTGCCGTCTCTCCCCCTACCCGCTCTGCTGAGCTCGCCGCCCCTGCCGTCAAGCTTCCCGTCGGCCTGAGCAAGAACACCACTACTGCCACcatcgaggagatggagggcaAGTGGGATGACTTCAAGTTCGCTCCCATCCGCGAGAGTCAGGTCTCTCGGGCCATGACCCGCCGCTACTTCCAGGACCTCGACAACTACGCCGAGTCTGACATTGTCATTATCGGCGCCGGTTCGTGCGGTCTTAGTGCTGCCTACATCCTCGGCAAAAAGCGACCTGACCTGAGaatcgccatcatcgaggcTTCCGTGTctcctggtggtggtgcttggCTCGGTGGCCAGCTCTTCTCGGCCATGGTCATGCGAAAGCCTGCCGATGCCTTCCTCCGTGAGGTCGGTGTGCCCTACGAGGACGAGGGTAACTACGTCGTTGTCAAGCACGCTGCCCTCTTCACCTCTACCATCATGTCCAAGGTTCTTCAGCTTCCCAACATCAAGCTGTTCAACGCTACCTGCGTTGAGGACCTCATCACCCGACCTTCTGAGGAGGGAGTCCGCATCTCTGGTGTCGTCACCAACTGGACTCTTGTGTCGATGCACCACGACGACCAGTCTTGCATGGAccccaacaccatcaacgcGCCCCTCGTCATCTCTACCACTGGTCACGATGGCCCTATGGGTGCCTTCTCTGTTAAGCGTCTCGTCAGCATGCAGCGCATTGAGAAGCTTGGTGGCATGCGTGGTCTTGACATGAACGTGGCTGAGGATGCCATTGTCAAGGGCACTCGTGAGATCGTCCCTGGACTGATTGTCGGTGGAATGGAGCTTTCCGAGGTTGACGGTGCCAACCGAATGG GCCCTACTTTCGGTGCCATGGCTCTGAGCGGTctcaaggctgccgaggaggcccTCAAGATCTTTGACGTCCGCAAGAAGCAGAACGCCTTCTAA
- a CDS encoding Aminotran-5 domain-containing protein: MGSVTQELPLRGKPSASVFGAAMKDEFLFDPGWRNLNHGSFGTYPKVIKAKFREYQDASEARPDVFIRYEYPKLLDESRAAVAKILNAPEDGVVFVSNATVGVNTVFRNMAWNKDGKDVIISFSTIYEACGKVADYLADYYDGNVTHREIEITYPIDDDEILKRFEDTVKKIEEEGKRARICTFDVVSSRPGVVFPWEEMIKTCRRLNVLSMVDGAQGVGMVKLDLSAADPDFFVSNCHKWLHVPRGCAVFYVPQRNQALLPTTLATSHGYVPKLIKRTTPLPPSSKSPYVTNFEFVGTLDNSPYLCVKDAIKWRQDVFGGEDAVLDYLWDLNKKGTDLVAKALNTSVMENSTGTLRNCAMGNVALPLWAGEGEGTVVPAEETQKAFQWMLTTLIDDYKTFMSLFIHGGRFWARISAQVYLGIKDYEWAGKVLKELCERVAKKEYL; the protein is encoded by the exons ATGGGTTCAGTTACACAGGAACTCCCCTTGAGGGGAAAGCCTAGCGCTTCAGTCTTTGGCGCTGCCATGAAGGACGAGTTCCTCTTTGACCCGGGGTGGAGGAACCTCAACCATG GATCTTTTGGTACCTATcccaaggtcatcaaggccaagttccGCGAGTACCAAGACGCGAG CGAGGCCCGTCCCGACGTCTTTATCCGATACGAATACCCAAAACTCCTTGACGAGTCCCGCGCCGCCGTGGCAAAGATCCTCAATGCCCCCGAGGACGGTGTCGTCTTTGTGTCCAACGCTACCGTTGGTGTCAACACCGTCTTCCGCAACATGGCATGgaacaaggacggcaaggacgTCATCATCAGCTTCTCCACCATTTATGAAGCTTGTGGAAAGGTGGCCGATTATCTCGCTGACTACTACGATGGCAACGTGACGCATCGCGAGATTGAGATTACGTATCCTattgatgacgatgagattCTCAAGAGGTTTGAGGATACTGTCAAGAAGATTGAAGAGGAGGGAAAGCGTGCTCGCATCTGCACCTTTGATGTTGTCTCTTCTCGTCCTGGTGTTGTGTTTCCCTGGGAAGAGATGATCAAGACCTGCCGTCGTCTCAACGTGCTCAGCATGGTGGACGGCGCTCAGGGCGTTGGAATGGTCAAGCTGGACCTCTCAGCCGCGGACCCCGACTTTTTCGTGTCCAACTGTCACAAGTGGCTTCACGTCCCTCGAGGATGCGCCGTCTTCTACGTCCCCCAGCGCAACCAGGCTCTTCTGCCCACGACACTGGCAACCAGTCATGGCTACGTGCCCAAGCTGATCAAGAGGACGACCCCACTGCCTCCAAGCTCCAAGTCTCCCTATGTCACCAACTTTGAGTTTGTGGGCACTCTTGATAACTCGCCTTATCTCTGTGTCAAGGACGCCATCAAGTGGCGCCAGGACGTGTTTGGTGGTGAAGACGCAGTCCTCGACTACCTCTGGGACCTAAACAAAAAGGGCACCGACCTCGTAGCCAAAGCCCTCAACACGAGCGTCATGGAGAACAGCACAGGGACCCTTCGCAACTGCGCCATGGGTAACGTCGCCCTGCCCCTCTGGgccggagaaggagaaggtaCGGTGGTTCCAGCCGAGGAGACGCAAAAGGCGTTCCAGTGGATGCTCACAACGCTCATCGACGACTACAAGACTTTCATGAGCCTGTTTATCCATGGCGGACGGTTCTGGGCTCGTATTAGTGCGCAGGTGTATCTTGGGATTAAGGACTATGAGTGGGCTGGTAAGGTGCTCAAGGAGCTTTGTGAGCGGGTTGCCAAGAAGGAGTATCTTTAG
- a CDS encoding Peptidase S53 domain-containing protein produces the protein MKAISLVTALALAGFSAAKSIVVEDTPILPDGWKQVDKTVDPDHALKLSIAMRQPDIDNLKARLRRRDTSGKFTQNHLTQKEALALRDPDQADIDEVLTWLRRRGMAAKATPDKDWIHVKTTIEAAEDLLEMKIGFYQFENQDPVLRTREYSVPESVADAISFIYPIANFMRPKKELTTLDEKFNPSMLMSLNLEKRDVACSPVVVPECLHKLYNINYPAHNGSSSIRLGIAGFLEEYANYQDSDEFLKTFAKPLYNAHYNYSVELINGGENSQVLSESGNEAALDVQYAMALGYPTNIIYYLAGGRGPKLDDKGDQLPEEYNNNEPYLEFLDYLLDLSDDEIPHVLSISYADNEVSVPRKYAERVCSLFGLLTARGTSVLAASGDGGAKGSSNSSCHTNDGTNQDVAMSVFPATCPWVTSIGGVTDAKDPPVGAEFSGGGFSQYFLREKWQDADIESYVKALDGHLHGFYNASYRAVPDISAVSTNFITKVAGSTQAVRGTSASTPVVAAMIALINDARVRKGKDVLGWLNEVLYSDEVRAVLQDITGGQSLSCSFKHGGGTPGGWPAAKGYDAITGLGVPYDFEKLFNVLVDI, from the coding sequence ATGAAAGCGATATCACTTGTTACAGCCCTGGCTCTGGCAGGCTTCAGTGCCGCCAAGTCTATTGTCGTTGAAGACACTCCTATCCTCCCAGATGGATGGAAGCAAGTTGACAAGACGGTCGATCCGGACCATGCGCTGAAGCTGTCCATCGCCATGCGACAGCCCGATATCGACAACCTCAAGGCAAGACTTCGAAGACGAGATACCTCCGGAAAATTCACACAGAATCACCTTACTCAGAAGGAAGCCCTCGCACTCCGAGACCCCGACCAAGCAGACATCGACGAGGTCCTCACatggctgaggagaagaggcatGGCTGCAAAGGCCACACCTGACAAGGACTGGATTCACGTCAAGACCACCATTGAGGCAGCTGAGGATCTTCTCGAGATGAAGATTGGCTTTTACCAATTCGAGAACCAGGATCCCGTCCTCCGAACCAGAGAGTACTCAGTGCCCGAGTCTGTCGCCGACGCAATCAGCTTCATCTACCCCATCGCCAACTTTATGCGGCCCAAGAAGGAGCTCACTACCCTCGATGAAAAGTTCAATCCGAGCATGCTCATGAGCTTGAACCTTGAGAAGCGCGATGTGGCATGCAGTCCTGTCGTGGTTCCCGAGTGTCTGCACAAGCTTTACAACATCAACTATCCCGCTCACAACGGATCCTCCTCCATTCGCCTGGGTATCGCTGGCTTCCTTGAAGAGTACGCCAACTACCAGGACAGCGACGAGTTCCTCAAGACCTTTGCCAAGCCTCTCTACAACGCCCACTACAACTATTCAGTTGAGCTGATCAACGGCGGCGAGAACTCGCAAGTCCTCTCTGAGTCTGGAAACGAGGCCGCGCTGGATGTCCAGTATGCAATGGCCCTCGGTTATCCTACCAACATCATCTACTACCTGGCGGGCGGACGGGGACCCAAGCTGGATGACAAGGGCGATCAACTTCCGGAAGAGTACAATAACAATGAACCCTACCTGGAGTTTCTCGACTACCTTCTCGATCTTTCAGACGATGAGATCCCCCATGTTCTCTCAATCTCATATGCCGACAACGAAGTTTCAGTCCCGCGAAAGTACGCCGAGCGTGTGTGCTCTTTGTTCGGTCTCCTGACAGCCCGCGGCACATCGGTCCTCGCAGCGTCAGGCGATGGAGGCGCAAAGGGTTCCAGCAACTCGAGTTGCCACACCAATGACGGCACCAACCAAGACGTCGCCATGTCTGTCTTTCCTGCGACGTGCCCTTGGGTGACGAGCATCGGCGGCGTCACCGATGCCAAGGATCCTCCGGTCGGCGCCGAATTTAGCGGAGGCGGCTTTTCGCAGTACTTTTTGCGCGAGAAGTGGCAGGATGCCGACATTGAGAGCTATGTGAAGGCATTGGACGGTCACCTGCACGGCTTCTACAATGCCAGCTATAGAGCAGTTCCGGATATTTCGGCTGTGTCGACCAACTTCATCACCAAAGTTGCTGGCTCAACGCAAGCTGTTCGAGGAACAAGCGCGAGTACACCTGTGGTCGCGGCCATGATTGCTCTCATCAACGACGCTCGCGTacgcaagggcaaggatgttTTGGGTTGGCTGAACGAGGTGCTGTACTCAGACGAGGTTCGAGCGGTTCTCCAAGACATCACAGGCGGACAGAGTCTTTCGTGCAGTTTCAAGCATGGTGGCGGAACTCCTGGAGGATGGCCTGCGGCAAAGGGCTATGATGCCATCACAGGCCTGGGAGTGCCATATGACTTTGAGAAGCTGTTCAACGTGCTGGTAGATATCTGA
- a CDS encoding Rhodanese domain-containing protein, translating into MTGSEHLNVFKGPNSVRDYFDPELSPPLPLVEIPDCLNPYRDDGVRIYAKMMSMHPATNVKVMPAMNLLEKGVEPGKTKTIVESSSGSTVISMAMVARAFHGINDVHAYLSNKTSETKLRMMQFFGLNVTLFGGPAQPTPIDERGGIRAAARKDAESESVCSPNQYVNDDNWKAHVRWTGPQIHRQLPEINVIVASMGTAGTMTGLGTYFKQAKPSVYRIAVCTNAGERVPGPREYSLMGEVEFPYLAAHDALEEVGATDSYSLSLDLTRQGIVCGPSSGFTLKGLFQRIEKFKQEGRLSQLAGPDGEIHCVFMCSDLPFQYLSEYFEKLGPEKFSPIRNQRLRNIDLYRYDDAWELNALAALSSYFTIHPLGTHDTVLSLAAQIDKALTPSANTQILDFRRSSDYDAFHLPNSVNIPLETLRDGASRGSPFANPADDCAMLEELWLELEALFTVKDKNGSRNASAEALMAILRGKKVLTLCYDGDSARVANSVLRAKGVEAESIRGGYSALAELHMPCNDTCKVAPLPMSVEV; encoded by the exons ATGACTGGCTCTGAGCATCTCAACGTCTTTAAGGGACCCAACTCAGTCCGTGACTATTTCGACCCCGAGCTCtcacctcctcttcctctcgtcGAGATCCCTGACTGTCTCAACCCCTACCGTGACGATGGCGTGCGCATCTATGCCAAGATGATGTCTATGCATCCGGCCACCAACGTCAAGGTGATGCCAG CTATGAACTTGCTCGAGAAAGGTGTCGAGCCCGGCAAGACAAAGACCATCGTGGAGAGTAGCTCAGGCTCAACCGTCATCTCCATGGCCATGGTTGCCCGAGCCTTCCACGGCATCAACGATGTCCATGCCTACCTCAGCAACAAGACAAGTGAGACGAAGCTGCGTATGATGCAGTTCTTTGGTCTCAATGT CACCCTCTTTGGCGGTCCTGCTCAGCCAACTCCCATCGATGAGCGAGGTGGTATCCGGGCTGCTGCTCGTAAGGATGCCGAGTCAGAGTCAGTCTGCAGCCCAAACCAATATGTCAATGACGAC AACTGGAAGGCCCATGTGCGATGGACTGGCCCGCAGATCCACCGTCAGCTTCCAGAGATCAACGTGATTGTGGCATCCATGGGAACTGCTG GAACCATGACTGGCCTTGGCACCTATTTCAAGCAGGCGAAACCTTCCGTGTACAGAATTGC TGTCTGCACGAATGCTGGAGAGCGAGTGCCTGGCCCCAGAGAGTACTCCCTGATGGGTGAGGTCGAGTTCCCGTACCTTGCTGCCCATGATGCGCTTGAGGAAGTTGGCGCCACAGACTCCTACTCCTTGTCCCTGGATCTCACCCGGCAAGGAATTGTTTGTGGTCCATCATCAGGCTTCACCTTGAAGGGCCTGTTTCAGAGGATCGAGAAGTTCAAGCAGGAAGGAAGGTTGTCGCAGCTGGCGGGCCCAGACGGAGAAATCCACTGCGTCTTCATGTGCTCTGACCTTCCTTTCCAGTACTTGAGCGAGTACTTTGAGAAGCTTGGTCCTGAGAAGTTCAGCCCCATCCGCAACCAG CGCCTGAGAAATATTGACCTCTACCGATACGACGATGCCTGGGAGCTCAACGCTCTGGCTGCCTTGTCCAGCTACTTCACTATTCACCCTCTGGGTACTCACGACACCGTCCTCTCGTTGGCTGCCCAGATCGACAAGGCTCTCACCCCTTCGGCCAACACACAAATTCTCGACTTTCGACGCTCTTCCGACTATGATGCCTTCCACTTGCCCAACTCTGTCAACATTCCTCTCGAGACATTGCGAGATGGTGCTTCTCGCGGCAGCCCATTCGCGAATCCTGCAGACGACTGCGCCATGCTCGAGGAGTTgtggcttgagcttgaggctctATTCACCGTCAAGGATAAGAATGGCAGCCGCAACGCCAGCGCCGAGGCTCTGATGGCCATCCTCCGTGGCAAAAAGGTGCTGACTCTGTGCTACGATGGTGACAGTGCCAGAGTCGCCAACAGCGTCCTTCGGGCCAAGGGTGTTGAGGCAGAGAGTATCCGCGGCGGATACAGTGCCCTTGCTGAGCTGCATATGCCCTGCAATGACACATGCAAGGTCGCTCCTCTGCCGATGTCGGTCGAGGTTTAA
- a CDS encoding Zf-C2HC5 domain-containing protein, with translation MSLSQLSQLLPLPNEELQQVLDYASTLSKPEAAEHLGNLLGDSPQAVEFISSFNARRQAAATAGPSYSSAAAPPEPEPETIAPVPKAKRQQKKKKANIHTPQARKIGEYAAPSGTSYSKKDQDLDYIPQRPSAPSSNNASRSNTPKPEPKPVAKPPPKQHVSAGYLIGDGPSKPKPKSNPVSRTSTPKPSASSTKVSISGGMPMAGASTAISDLDAAIRALEISTNPSLDNVKSRKCNCVATRHPLQGAAPNCLSCGKVICMKEGLGPCTFCGAPLLSSEDVQAMVRELKDERGRERMAANREANRRPDVAKTPAPFTQPRGNDGPSLSDAEAKARAHRDKLLNFQAQNAQRTTVRDEAADFDVGGALTGMGSMWATPEERARELKRQQKILREMEWSARPDYEKRKQVVSIDVVGGKVIRKMAAIERPATPESEEEDIYGAEDGVLGETTGNKNGGRSGGAFSGNPLLGSLIKPVFDAKGKGAEVEGRESRKKKGWQRVQHDLDNNEGIILDGGVYGHAGDEPECG, from the coding sequence ATGTCCCTCTCGCAGCTCTCACAGCTGCTACCTCTCCCCAACGAGGAACTTCAGCAAGTTCTCGATTACGCCTCGACCCTCTCTAAGCCTGAAGCTGCAGAGCATCTTGGAAACCTCCTCGGCGACTCTCCCCAAGCTGTCGAGTTTATCTCCTCGTTCAATGCCCGACGACAGgctgcagcaacagcaggaCCATCGTACTCCAGCGCCGCAGCACCCCCCGAACCAGAGCCAGAAACCATAGCGCCTGTACCGAAAGCGAAACGAcaacaaaagaagaagaaggcaaacATCCACACACCCCAGGCTAGGAAGATTGGAGAATATGCGGCCCCTTCAGGCACTTCATACAGCAAGAAGGACCAGGATCTAGACTACATCCCTCAAAGACCCAGCGCCCCTAGCAGCAACAATGCGTCGAGATCCAACACACCGAAACCCGAACCCAAACCAGTTGCGAAGCCTCCACCGAAGCAGCATGTTTCAGCAGGCTATCTCATTGGAGATGGACCTTCGAAACCCAAGCCAAAGTCGAACCCCGTCTCACGAACCTCGACGCCAAAGCCTTCTGCGAGTAGCACCAAGGTGTCCATTTCTGGGGGAATGCCCATGGCTGGTGCTTCAACCGCCATCTCAGACTTGGATGCTGCCATTAGAGCACTTGAGATTTCGACGAATCCCTCTCTTGATAATGTCAAGTCTAGAAAGTGCAACTGTGTTGCCACAAGACATCCTCTTCAGGGGGCAGCACCGAACTGTCTCTCTTGCGGCAAGGTAATTTGCATGAAGGAGGGTCTGGGGCCTTGCACGTTCTGCGGCGCTCCGCTCCTAAGCTCAGAAGACGTACAAGCCATGGTTCGAGAACTTAAGGATGAGCGAGGACGTGAGCGAATGGCGGCCAACCGTGAGGCCAACCGTCGACCAGACGTTGCCAAGACACCCGCCCCATTCACTCAACCGCGCGGCAATGACGGACCCTCATTGAGTGACGCCGAAGCCAAGGCCCGCGCTCATCGCGACAAGCTGCTCAACTTTCAAGCACAAAATGCCCAGCGAACTACGGTGCGCGATGAGGCAGCCGACTTTGATGTCGGTGGTGCGCTTACGGGAATGGGCAGCATGTGGGCGACTCCTGAAGAGCGGGCTCGTGAGTTGAAGCGCCAGCAGAAGATCCTCCGAGAGATGGAGTGGAGCGCACGCCCAGACTATGAGAAGCGGAAGCAAGTTGTGAGCATTGACGTGGTGGGCGGCAAGGTTATCCGCAAAATGGCAGCTATCGAGCGACCTGCTACACCCGAgtctgaggaggaagatatcTACGGCGCGGAGGATGGTGTGCTTGGGGAGACAACTGGGAACAAGAACGGTGGAAGAAGCGGTGGAGCGTTCAGCGGCAACCCGTTGCTGGGCTCACTGATTAAGCCCGTATTCGATGCCAAGGGGAAGGGGGCCGAGGTGGAGGGAAGGGAgtcaagaaagaagaagggatgGCAGCGTGTCCAGCATGATCTGGATAACAACGAGGGGATCATCCTGGATGGAGGAGTTTATGGACACGCTGGGGATGAGCCAGAATGTGGTTGA